CGGCGCCGGGCACGCCGGAAGTCATTCCATGTGGCGGTCACGGAAGTTCCCGTGAGGGATGGGGGCGCTGCACCACCACAGCCTAGGCGGGACGACCGACACCGGGCCGCTTATCCACAGTGTGGAGGACCGGTCCGGCGTCGGAGCGCGGCCGGTCAGTCCTGCGGGGTCATTGTTCCCTGGTGACCCGGCGGAGGTCCTCCTCGGCAAGGGTCAGCAGCGCTTCGAGTTGGCTGACGCGGGCGTCGTCAATCTCGCCGGCCTCGCGCTTGGCACGGGCGTCGTCGAGGAGGCGCTTGGCCTCCTTGGCGTTCCGCCGGGCCACATCGAGGGCGTGTTCGAGGGTGGTTTCGTGTTCCAGAGCCGGGTTCTGTTCCATGGCTCCATTGTGGTTCCCTTTCCCGGCCGATTCCAGAGACGCGGCCGGGAAAGGGAAGCAGGCTACCCGACCTCGACCGGCAGTCCGGCTGCTTCCAGCGTTGCCGCTGCGTCCTTGGCCGGGAACGACGGCGGGTTCACGCCGGCCATTTCCTCCATGACGCGGACCACCTGGCAGCTGTAGCCGAACTCGTTGTCGTACCAGACGTAGAGCACCAGGTTCTTGTCGTTGCTGATGGTGGCGAGGCCGTCGACGATGCCGGCCCGGCGCGAGCCGACGAAGTCCGTGGAGACCACCTCGGGCGAATCGATGTAGTCGATCTGTTTGCGGAGGTCCGAGTGAAGCGACATTTCCCGCAGGTAGTCGTTGACCTCGTCCTTGGTGGTGCCGTTTTCGAGGCTCAGATTCAGGATGGCCAGGGACACGTCAGGGGTGGGGACGCGGATGGAGCTGCCGGTGAGCTTGCCAAGGAGTTCCGGCAGGGCCTTCGCGACAGCCTTGGCTGCGCCGGTCTCGGTGATGACCATGTTCAGCGCGGCGGAGCGTCCGCGGCGGTCGCCCTTGTGGAAGTTGTCGATCAGGTTCTGGTCGTTGGTGAAGGAGTGGACCGTCTCGACGTGGCCGTGCACCACACCGTAGCGGTCGTTGATCGCCTTCAGCACCGGGGTGATGGCGTTGGTGGTGCAGGACGCCGCGGAGACGATCGTGTCCGAGTCGGTGATCGAGCCGTGGTTGATGCCGTGCACGATGTTCTTCAGCTCGCCCTTGCCCGGCGCGGTGAGCAGGACGCGGGAGACACCCTTGCTCTGGAGGTGCTGGGACAGGCCCTCGGCGTCGCGCCAGCGGCCGGTGTTGTCGACGACGAGAGCGTCGTGGATGCCGTAGGCGGTGTAGTCCACCGTGGCGGGGTTATCCGAATAGATGACCTGGATCTGGACGCCGTTGGCGGTGATGGTGTCGTTCTCGAGGTCCACCTTGATGGTGCCTTCGAAGGAGCCGTGCACGGAGTCGCGGCGCAGCAGGCTGGCACGCTTGGTGAGGTCGTTGTCCGAGCCGCGGCGCACCACGATGGCGCGCAGGCGCAGGCCGTGGCCGCCGCCGGCCTTTTCGATTAGGAGGCGGGCCAGCAGCCGGCCGATTCGGCCAAAACCGTAAAGGACGACGTCGGTGCTGGTGCGGTCGTCGCCGCCGCGCTTGCCGACAATTTCGGCCAGCTCGTCGCGCAGGAACTCGTCGAGGCTAACGCCGTCGCCTTCGGCGCGGTACTTTTCGGTGAGGCGGGCGATGTCGATCGCTGCCGCGCCCAGGTCCAACTTGGTAAGGGCATCCAGCAGCGGTGCCGTCTCTTCGAGGCGCAGCTCTTCCTTGCTCATCCGCCGGGCGAAGCGGTGCGCCTTGAGGATGTTCATGGTGGACTTGTTGATCAGGCTCCGGCCGTGGATGGACGTCACCACGTTGTTCTCGCGGTACAGCCGGCCGATCACCGGGATCATGGCCTCGGCGAGCGCCTCCCGGCCCATCCACGTATCAAGACAAGAATCTGACGTCTGGCTCACAGAACTACCTTCCTAGAATCCACCGCATACGTCCTCGTATGCGGAAGTCGGCTACCGGCGGATGCCCGGAACCTGGCGTTGCGGGAATTCGGTCCAGCCCGCGTACCTATATGCATCGCAAAGAAAAAGCCACCGGCTGCGAACGCAGACCCGGCGGCAGAACTTCTACGTTCGCTCTCCATTCTAGGGCGGCCCCTGCTCCCCTACCGGCCGGTAGGGGGTGAA
The nucleotide sequence above comes from Arthrobacter sp. KBS0702. Encoded proteins:
- a CDS encoding glyceraldehyde-3-phosphate dehydrogenase, with amino-acid sequence MGREALAEAMIPVIGRLYRENNVVTSIHGRSLINKSTMNILKAHRFARRMSKEELRLEETAPLLDALTKLDLGAAAIDIARLTEKYRAEGDGVSLDEFLRDELAEIVGKRGGDDRTSTDVVLYGFGRIGRLLARLLIEKAGGGHGLRLRAIVVRRGSDNDLTKRASLLRRDSVHGSFEGTIKVDLENDTITANGVQIQVIYSDNPATVDYTAYGIHDALVVDNTGRWRDAEGLSQHLQSKGVSRVLLTAPGKGELKNIVHGINHGSITDSDTIVSAASCTTNAITPVLKAINDRYGVVHGHVETVHSFTNDQNLIDNFHKGDRRGRSAALNMVITETGAAKAVAKALPELLGKLTGSSIRVPTPDVSLAILNLSLENGTTKDEVNDYLREMSLHSDLRKQIDYIDSPEVVSTDFVGSRRAGIVDGLATISNDKNLVLYVWYDNEFGYSCQVVRVMEEMAGVNPPSFPAKDAAATLEAAGLPVEVG